The nucleotide sequence GATACTTTGGAACTGCTGCAATCTTGTGAAATATCTAagtaaaaagagagagagagagagagagcaagtAATAAAAGAATACACTGACGAAGGATAGAACTTCCTACAGATAGGGGTTTGATCAACAAGATATTATTGGTTAATTGACATTGACTTATTGGAGATTACTGATTTTTAAACAGTTTTGTAAAAATGCTTTATTAGGTTTAGAGCTGTCAATATGGGCTGGTTCAACTCAAGTTTTACGGATCAAAGAATTTGATGGGTTCGGACAGGCTGATCCTAAGTTTTAAAGGGTCTTAAAATGTATGGTCCAATTCAGCCCTAATACGGTCCCGAGTTGGGATGGGCTAACCCTTTATTTTTACCGATTGTTttgttagattttattttttaatttatatttgaacTAATAGGTATGACAAtctattcacacttttaatatatcattatataaagtatataattctactatgatttataatatttttaacacCAATACATTGTTAAGCACATTTAAATTCATTGattaaattatcttaattaacatCAACATTCATCTAAATTTATATGCAAATTTAATAAGTTCAATAATATCAAAAAGTTATAtgtcaaaaattaatatatttaaaattcacttAAAAATATTATCGTTTTGAATTTAGGTTATGTTATCCAATCGATTTTGAGTAGCTGCAATAACATTTCATGATGGacacaatttttatatttatgactaGAAATTTTAGTATTAGCTATTTAATGCTGAATGAGTAAAATATTGCGTAAGATACTCAATATAATTTATTGAGTATTCACTATATATAGTTTTAATTCTTTTtgcttacaattttttttttttaattttaagtttaaattgaataacaataataaatgaaACATCTATACTTGATAATTAAGGTTTAATATTTAATAAGTTAAATATTATGTAGGATATTAAACTTATTCAATAACTTCTATTCTTCATTATTACTTTTTCTTTCacaatattaatatatttttaatttaaattaaatagtatttTGTCCCACGGGCAAGTCCAGTTTTGCCTTAGTCAAGCTTTAATAGCCAACGAGCTAACTTGGGTTGGGCTTATAAACCCCAACTTTAAATGGGctcaaaaatcataatccaacCCAACCCTAATAACGGGTTGGGTTGGGCCGGCCTCAAAGGCCAAACCTATTTTGACGGCTCTAAATTTAGGTTACTGTTTAGTTTTcgattttaagattttagttaATAATTATagtggttttaaattttaaatacatatCCTAGAttcttttgtattttatagttgttgACTTGGTGTCATTATTTTCTTTCTAAAGTCGTTGGTTTGGTGGGTTTTTACCAATCAATGTGAATTGTAAATTGAcgtgatttttctttttgagagattGATAGCGTTCAATTAAATTTGCTACTTAACAAGAGATTATTTTAGCAATAACTTATttggattttttgttgtttgtaatTTGTGTAGATTTTTATACATGAAGGCAGTGTACATACGAATGaatgaaaacaagaaaaagtaaaagaaaaatagaacatTTTCTTATTGgtgaaattaaaaattgaactGTTAATGATAGAAAATTGATAATAAATAAGCGATTCGATTATCAGTTAGCATGTTTACGAACTGATAAATTGAATtgataatacataaaatcaaatCGATCGATGCACACTTCTACCTACTAGCAGTTCCTAATCAAACGTTGTGCGAAAAGTTGTCACTGGCAAGATCcaactaattattttaaaaattatgccatattattttttgattcttttacCATACACAATCAAATTTAGACTTTTTAaaatggcataatacataaaagTGATCttaaacttgacactaaatttTAACTTTGACCCTAAACTTTGACAAtatacaaatatgacctttatcTATTCTAAACCTGAACAAATAAGCACCTCTATTTTGCAACTTAGGTGCGTGTACTTCACTTGCTATGACGTGGattaataattcaattatatggTGCCACCTAATTAAAATAGCAGAGCCACGtaatattttatatatcaatatatataaggCCAAATACACAATTGTGCATATAAAATAGTTGAAGTCCTCTTAAAAGATATTTCATGTTCGgccataaaataattttgaagtcCACATTTATTGAAGTTGTCTTAACAACACTTTTGAAGTCCAAAGAAAATTTCTCAAATCTTTGTCTCAATTGacaaaaaatgttgaaattttccATCAAATCTACATAAATTTGAGGCGTTTTCAGTTATTTATCCTTAATTTCGAAAAGGTATGTTTTGTGCCTTTTTCAATTTTAGAGTTAGGGTTTTTGCATAATAGGATTTTAGAGTTAGGGCTTTCAATTTAGAGTCGTTTTCAGTTTTTAATAGGGTTTCATCAGCTGATATTACTTTTTATCACAGATTATGAGTCATATTATTGCACTTTTTCATCATGGAGGTCGCTTTTACAAGGGTCGGTATGTATCAACAGTACCCAATGTTGTGTTTGAAATAGAATGTGTGCAAGGCATATTTGGGCAAATTGGCAAAAAATTTGGAAAGGTGAAGAAAGGAGGAAAGCATTTTGGAGGTGTGCTAAAGCTAGTTTTGAGGTAAAATTGAGAGaagatttttagtatttgagCACACTTGGTAAGAAAATATGTGAGTCTTTGCTTATATATGATAAAGAATATTGGTGTAGGGCTTATTTTAGTGAAAGAACCAAGTGTGATGTGGTGGAAAATAATATGTGTGAAATATTTAATTCTTGGATTGTTGGTCCTAGACATAAGTCTGTGATTAGTATGCTTAAGGATATTAGGCATAAAATAATGGATAGGCATGGAGATATGATCAAATTTACAGATACTTGGATCAGTGATATTTCACCCATGGCAAGGCTAATTTTAGAAGATAATAAAGAGATTGTTAGGAAACTAAAGGTGAATTGGAATCACGAAATTGGATTTGAGATTCAAGATGGAGACTATAAACACATAGTTGATCTGGTTAAGAAGACATGTACCTGCAGGTTGTGGCAATTGAGAGGTATACCTTGCAAATATGTAGTTTGTGCCTTGTATCACATTGGATATGAATCGAAAAATTATGTGGAGCATTGGTATAGAAGAGATACATTCCTACGTGCTTATAAGTACTTCATACAACCTAGCTCTAACATGATAATGTGGCCTGAAAGTAACAATCCACCCATTAAACCACCTGAAGTTAAGCCAATGCCGGGAAAACCttcaagaaatagaaaaaaagctAAAGATgaatcaagaaagaaaaaatggggGAAAGCAtcaaaaatggagtaaaaatgaCATGTTCCAAATGTCATCAGGTTGGGCATAACAGAAGAAGTTGCAAAATAGTGGTACGTATTTTTGTGTTTCTTTATCCGTCTAATCATTCTTACTCTTCTAACCTTTTCTTAATGTACAACTCCCTCAAAAGCCTTCTTAGCAGCCTTCACAATCAAGATCAATGGGTCAGCCTAGTACTCAAAATTCTTCATCTTTATGTCCTGAAACttcaagagttaagggaagtaAAAAGCAAGAAGCTAGCTCTTCAACTACGAAGGAGACATCTTCTTCAgttgaaaggaaaaaaacaagAGATGTGGGGTTCGGTGTTTACACAGACACACAATCTGGAAGGCAAGTCCTTAATGTATGTAATTCATGCCTTATTTAACTTGCATCTTTATTTATGAATCGCGAgtaatgttttttttaataatgcaGCCCGGAAGATCGAGTGAAAGAGTTATTTTAAGTGGCACGACACTAAAGGATGCATCACTGACAAATACTGATTTGGGGTTCAAGCCACCTCGTTTGAAATGGAATGGAAAAGATGCAGTAACTGGAAATCAACTTCAACATATACAACAACGTAAAAAGCTGAAAATCAGATCctaaagttgtgttaaattggacagcttttttttgtttttgatgtaTATTTTGTGAAGGTCTTTTGTGGATGCTAATTTAAAATCCAACAGTGGTAATGGCATGTAGATATGTCAAACAATTAAAATGTTGGTTATTTTGATGTATGCAACCTTTGATTTAGATATGCTTGTTTTGTCTTCGAACAGATTTTTTGGTTGGCTGGCCTTTTAGCTAATTAAAGTGATGACTTTTTATTGTTCAGttcttgaaaatggttttgtCTTTTTATATTGTTACTTAACCCCTTATATTATTCGGACAGGCCACTATTAGGACTTCCCTGTTAACATATTTTGCACTCTATAGATGTACAAATTTGAACTAATATCAAAGAGTCTTTACTGACAAAAGTTGACGTATTACAATAGCTACTACATAAATAACTCTCTATAAATCCAAGATATTATCACAATGATCAATAAAGCTTGATACTTCCTCCtaattttctccttttcttcatCATGTTTTTTGATCTGTTTTTGTAATCCTGAAATAGCAATTCTAGCATGTTCAGGATAATCAACTTCATACCATCGAAAATACTTACATCCAACCTGTTTAAGAAGAACAAAACAACCATAAAAATTTAATCTTCaatgaaaagaaaagtaaatCTACTATGCAACCTTACCCGACCATCTTCACATCCAAGAAACCAACGACCTGGGTTGTTTACAgattcaatattgctctttttccgcaatgacaaaagaaattagatgtcattttcatcaatgagctgaaaataataaaaaaatattagagaaaagttGTTGGAGAAGTGGGAATTTGATTTGTAAAAAGGAAGGTATATAAAAAGGAATTAGTAAGGGCATTATAGTCAATTAACCCATTTTTTACCGTTGAAACGCTCAGAATTTATGCTGCACGTGCGTCATTTTGCGTGTAACACACGCATTTTTCCACATAGGActgaaggtcatatttgtgcactttGGAATAgataaaggttatatttgtgcactgttaAAGTTTAGGATCAAAGTTAaaatttagtgtcaagtttaaGGTCActtttatgtattatgccttttaaAATCAACTCAGTTTATATCTTCAATATAAGTATGATTCGTAAGGTCATTTTAGAGTCacactattattattactagtttaggtgtacgcgtcttgcGCGTGTATCTCATTTTAATtagttcaaatattacattaaataagatatttgtttaaataataaagatgaatataacaattaaatttaatagcttttgagtatgtatatatggaaatttatttattaaacctaatcattaccaaaaatatttttaaaagccaattgacattcatctaccatctgtaaattgcaacaaaacaatacaatgataaaggcatcaaaataattcaattaaatataatctttacacacgaaatttttttcaaagtcatccgacactcatctaccacctgtaaacaataaaaaaataatacgataatagagatatcaaaataatacaactaaacctaacctttacataaaaaaattcctcaaagtcgaccaacatttatctatcaccggtaaactgcaacaaaataatacgataaaagtgatatcaaaacaatacaattaaacttaaattttacacacaaaaaattctcaaagccgatcgagattcatctacaaactataaactaccacaaataataaactaatagagatattaccatattacaattaaacctaaccttacctaaaaaaaaattcaaagccgaccgacattcatctagatctataaattaaaataaaataataagataataaagatattaaaacaatacaattaaacttaacctttacacaagaaattcttcaaaatcAACCAACATCCatttacgacctgtaaactataaacaaaaaatataatagtaatcacaaaacttcgattttgatccaattaACTCTTGTCTGaacgaaaattttgaccctaaagaatgattttgaatgaaaacaaagaagatatataaatacacacatgttgaattctattatactgacaaaaacagtgaagaagttgagcgttagaaaatcaagcatccaccatctagacatgcaatcgaatcaaatTAGATGAGCATCATTCATATTCTCTCAATAGGCgaaccggtttgttctctagtttaacgtacatctcaatatttagagaagtattttcttaatagagtcctattttaggagtatttttttaattgaacagtagaaagaaaaatattaattaattctccttccatatattttaggagtctcatatattttagaaagtctagtagaaaaaaatattaattaattctcctaccatatattttaggattcacatatattttaggaagtctagttaatttaataaaaaagttaacagtttttattttcaaaagtaaGACAATATATTAGGACTCTACTGAATGTATAATTGTTACTTGTTTTAGTTTGTTAAAAGTAGTGACAACTTTTAAATTTTGCCAAATATATTCCTAcgcttttttcttttgttaaaaaataagataatgtttGTTaagtcttaccatatattttaaacttctgatcccatatattttaggagataatattataaatataattaaataataatttaagaaaataatgaaatgatgattttgtctaaaggaaaaacttttaatgaagaataaaaagttcgaatcacttttcaaagggtcttcacacttttagtatattatagattatagattataaatatagaaatagatataaattatagatatagatatagattattgatAATCTCtgattcattacataaaaaagTAAGAAGTTTAAATTATTTGCCTATCATAATTACACGAGACTGATATGAATCTAAATTGCTTCAGTAGCAATACAAAGCTGATGCATAATCGATCAGATTCCTTTGCATGGCTTATGCTATTAACAagctagaaaaaaaaaacatcagaATTTATCTGAAAAAAAGATACACGTTCTATTATTTAAAAATGGAAAGAGGGTCAAATTTACGCTTTACAttgaaaaattgattaaatatatcattcgtCATACTTTGAGCTTAAATTTATCCTTATCATACtttagggtcaaatttacccttccACTTTGAAACATTGGCTAAATATTTCctttgtcatactttggggtcaaatttatcctCGATGTCATATTTTGGGGTCATATTTATCCTCAttgttaagaaatttttcacCAATACCATTATTTTAACATAAAAGTCCAAATCAATGTTAAGTtgcccatttttttaaaaaataaatcacaccCTAATTTAATTCTCCCGATCGACCCACAAAAATGCACAAACAAATATATCCTCCCTCACTTCTGCTGGTTAAATTTtcccaacaaataaaaatatttctctttcaactTACAATGCTGGTAGGTTGTGTACAagtgaacaaaaagtaaaacgAAATGAAATAACGTAGAAGCATGAAACTTGAAAAAATGTCCATTACAAACTCTGCTCctttttaattatattcaaattttaaaatttggcatGTAATTCTATGTGCATCTAGATTCAAGAATTAGTGATTAAGGTTTTCTAAGAAAATGACATGATGGAAAATTTGTGCAGATCTAAATTGCATATACTGACATATGAATAAAGATATGCCACGATTGGCACATAGGAAAACCTCTTAAATCAATCATCCAGAAAAATATCTAGTGGGTTTAATCTATTGTATTTGACCGTACAATGCTATTTTTCATGAGCTCTGCATTGATGTAGATCCATGAACTAAGAGAGGTGTATACATTTTTGTGTGTGCACTAATGTAGATCagtttttcatgagctatgcaCTGATAAATATCCAATGGCTTAATCTGATTGAAAAAATTTGACCAACAGAATTAAAGGGGACATATTTATCTGTGTCTTTTTTGTGGCTCGAGTTGGATTGCATGGGTTAGATGagggtgtgttttatttttaaagaactggtcatttaacgttgatttgaACTTTTCTATTAAAGAAATGACATATGTGAAAAGTTTTTTAACAACGAAGGTAAATTTGATCCCAAAGTATAACATCGAGggtaaatttgatccaaaagtatgaagaaggatatatttaGACCATTTTTGTAAATTTGACCCCCCCAAGTATGACAACGATGGTAAATTTGATCTCAAAGTATGACGAAgagtatatttagccaatttttcaaagtagagaaattcttttttcctttaaaaatagagaaaaagcaCAAAGTATTCATTAAAGTTGTCTTGGGCATTTAATATTTGCGAAGGGTCCTATTACTTCACTAAATAATTTTATCGTttggttgaaaaataattatcccGGGATTACCCAGAGTAACTTATCTCACCATGCAAatggaataacttatcccatcact is from Capsicum annuum cultivar UCD-10X-F1 chromosome 5, UCD10Xv1.1, whole genome shotgun sequence and encodes:
- the LOC107871734 gene encoding uncharacterized protein LOC107871734, producing MDRHGDMIKFTDTWISDISPMARLILEDNKEIVRKLKVNWNHEIGFEIQDGDYKHIVDLVKKTCTCRLWQLRGIPCKYVVCALYHIGYESKNYVEHWYRRDTFLRAYKYFIQPSSNMIMWPESNNPPIKPPEVKPMPGKPSRNRKKAKDESRKKKWGKASKME